The Caldisericum sp. DNA window GGCTTTGCTTCTGTTATCGGGCATATTGCGCCTTTCTACCTCAAGTTTAAAGGTGGACGTGGAATGGCTGCTTCAATCGGTATTATGGGTTATGCGCTTGCACTTCTTCTTTTAAAGGACTTGAGGTTTGTCTATATCTTCATTCCGATTCTTTTGATTATTGCACTTTTCTTTTTTATGCGAAACAAGTGGCACACCGCCGATACCATTACCCTTTTTATTTTACCACTGTTCATAATTTCTGTGATACTCTATTACGGCATCAATACCGAAAGTGTTTCATTCCTTATTGCAGGGCTCTATAGCGTTGCGCAGAGGCTTGAATTCCTTTTGAGAGAAAAGTTTAAGAATGCCGACAACAATATTCGTAAACTTCTTGTAAGAAAGTGGTTAAGGCCGTTTGCCTCAATCTTTGCAATAGGCATTCTCTTCTACAAGATTTACACCCTTGTTCTCCTTGGGGCAGTTCTTCTTGCCTTTATTATCCTTGAGATTATGCGATTTTCTAATAGAATTTTTAAAGCTCCAATAGCCTACAAAGCAAGCGAAGAAAAGCGTATTTCCTCTATGGTAATGTTTTTGCTTGGGGCATTTATGACGCTCTCTTTCTTTGAGCCTCCAATTGGCTCTCTTGCAATAATGTTTACGATCTTTGGCGATCTCCTTGCCTGGAGCGTTGGTGTAAGTATCGGAAAAATCCACATATTTGCAGGGAAGACTCTTGAAGGGACGGCTGCAGCGCTTTTAGCAAACACCCTAATTGCCTCAATTTATTACAAACTCGGACTTGTGAGCCTTGCAGTTTTTATAACCGGTGCACTTGTTGCAACACTTGCGGAACTTGCGCCGTTTGAGGATGACAACTTCTCCGTGCCCCTTCTAAGTGCGATTACAAT harbors:
- a CDS encoding glycerol-3-phosphate acyltransferase, giving the protein MEIFLKTVLPIVIGYLLGSFLPAYFVGRLKGRDVTKEGSKNPGIANTAALFGYGYAVIVGIYDIFKSPLAIFIAIKLGATLPVAFASGFASVIGHIAPFYLKFKGGRGMAASIGIMGYALALLLLKDLRFVYIFIPILLIIALFFFMRNKWHTADTITLFILPLFIISVILYYGINTESVSFLIAGLYSVAQRLEFLLREKFKNADNNIRKLLVRKWLRPFASIFAIGILFYKIYTLVLLGAVLLAFIILEIMRFSNRIFKAPIAYKASEEKRISSMVMFLLGAFMTLSFFEPPIGSLAIMFTIFGDLLAWSVGVSIGKIHIFAGKTLEGTAAALLANTLIASIYYKLGLVSLAVFITGALVATLAELAPFEDDNFSVPLLSAITMSLVKNL